A region from the Lolium perenne isolate Kyuss_39 chromosome 4, Kyuss_2.0, whole genome shotgun sequence genome encodes:
- the LOC127296614 gene encoding uncharacterized protein produces the protein MEPKHSAEMSRHLDKQNHALMETYRAMSHELHKLQVEEETIMQKLYELMSVEGLLPKRKTERQPEKAGESTQENEEQEP, from the exons ATGGAACCAAAGCATTCTGCTGAAATGTCCAG GCATTTGGACAAGCAAAATCATGCCCTAATGGAAACATACCGAGCAATGTCCCATGAGTTGCATAAACTACAA GTTGAAGAGGAAACAATCATGCAGAAGTTATATGAGCTGATGTCTGTGGAAGGGCTTCTTCCAAAG CGCAAGACGGAAAGGCAGCCAGAGAAAGCAGGGGAATCAACACAGGAAAACGAAGAACAGGAACCATAG